Proteins co-encoded in one Burkholderia ambifaria AMMD genomic window:
- a CDS encoding GLUG motif-containing protein — MNNAYSLVWNDVQGGWTVAGETARRRGKRSGGKRAIAVAASLLGLVATGAHALPTGGAIVGGKGDIATSSDGKAMSVNQHTDKLITNWQDFSIAGGERVSFHQPTDKSIALNRVIGTNGSQIQGQLDANGKVFLVNPNGVVFGKGAQVNVGGLVATTRNISDADFMDGKYRFTGTSKNAVVNEGTITAAEGGSVALLGAQVSNSGTIQAKLGRVALAAGNTMTVNFDGNGLLNLQVDDGAVDAQVSNGGLLKADGGEVLMTARAAGDLLGAVVNNTGTIEAKGLNSRSGKITLEGDLVKVAGKLDASGQEADASGGVVTTRGERVEVANDVQVDTRAPGGRTGTWKIEAANAGVGLNGNSSESGSDALGADTLSRALGTTNVELANTKGNLTVDGSVNWASDNTLTLTSQHGDVDLKKSLDASGENAGLTVNAAKQIRVHDKVTLTGRNAHLELNSGSGHTLTNANAVVTLSGQNASFRANGEDYTVIHDLAGLRNVDANLSGRYVLGNAIKGSGRFRSIGGSNGFGGVFDGFGNTVSGLTLYNDADADSVGLFGTNWGRIANLKLQGGTVNGVSSYASGQPLFVGSLVGINFGTLSNVAARDVLVTGTGSGTTILGGLVGWNLSGQIDRASVSGRVEGDRSTIKIGGLVGENLTVLPPEVGEATITNSTADVQVVVKGMTPGRFVGAGGLVGRNTGLIAGSSSAGSVQVDGEGAVVGGLVGINDVNGKTRGTIRASNSSSEVKAAGNAKAGGLVGVNKALVDASSASGAVTAGANSRVGGLVGSNDDDVLASKASGKVTAGNGSSAGGLIGANGGTVNGSSASGTVTVVGAGNAGGLVGFSYGRNSRVSGSSATGDVFAGSDSSVGGLVGFLQDGTVESSSASGSVKGGDRSYIGGLVGTNYSGTVSGSSSSSTVSGGRYAKLGGLVGLNGGWVLDSTTSSKIVTTPGYLQTFGALAGGNSGVLKGNSATGDAAGVKPVGIAYR, encoded by the coding sequence ATGAACAACGCGTATTCGCTGGTATGGAACGACGTGCAGGGCGGCTGGACCGTGGCAGGGGAAACGGCCCGCCGTCGCGGCAAGCGCTCGGGCGGCAAGCGCGCGATCGCGGTGGCGGCATCGCTGCTGGGGTTGGTGGCGACGGGCGCGCACGCGCTGCCGACGGGTGGGGCGATCGTGGGCGGCAAGGGCGACATCGCGACGTCGTCGGACGGCAAGGCGATGTCGGTGAACCAGCACACGGACAAGCTGATCACGAACTGGCAGGACTTCAGCATTGCAGGCGGGGAGCGCGTGTCGTTCCATCAGCCGACGGACAAGTCGATCGCGCTGAATCGGGTGATCGGGACGAACGGCAGCCAGATCCAGGGTCAGCTGGATGCGAACGGCAAGGTATTTCTGGTGAACCCGAACGGGGTGGTGTTCGGCAAGGGCGCGCAGGTGAACGTGGGCGGGCTGGTGGCGACGACGCGCAACATCTCGGACGCGGATTTCATGGACGGGAAGTACCGGTTCACGGGCACGTCGAAGAACGCGGTGGTGAACGAAGGGACAATCACGGCTGCGGAAGGCGGGAGCGTGGCGCTGCTGGGCGCGCAGGTGTCGAACAGCGGGACGATCCAGGCGAAGCTGGGGCGCGTGGCGCTGGCCGCGGGCAATACGATGACCGTGAATTTCGACGGCAACGGGCTGCTGAACCTGCAGGTTGACGATGGCGCGGTGGACGCGCAGGTGAGCAACGGCGGCCTGCTGAAAGCGGACGGCGGCGAGGTGCTGATGACGGCGCGCGCGGCAGGTGACCTGCTGGGCGCGGTGGTGAACAACACGGGGACGATCGAGGCGAAGGGACTGAATTCGCGCAGCGGGAAGATCACGCTGGAAGGCGACCTGGTGAAGGTGGCCGGCAAGCTGGATGCGAGCGGGCAGGAAGCGGACGCATCGGGTGGGGTGGTGACGACGCGCGGCGAGCGTGTCGAGGTGGCGAACGACGTGCAGGTCGACACGCGCGCGCCGGGCGGTCGCACGGGCACATGGAAGATCGAAGCCGCGAACGCCGGCGTGGGACTGAACGGCAATTCCAGCGAGTCGGGCAGTGACGCACTCGGCGCGGATACGCTGTCGCGCGCATTGGGCACGACGAATGTCGAGCTGGCCAATACGAAGGGCAACCTGACGGTAGATGGCTCGGTGAACTGGGCGAGCGACAACACGCTGACGCTGACGTCGCAGCATGGCGACGTGGATCTGAAGAAGTCGCTCGACGCGAGCGGCGAGAACGCGGGGCTGACCGTGAACGCGGCGAAGCAGATCCGCGTGCATGACAAGGTGACGCTGACGGGCCGCAACGCGCACCTGGAACTGAACTCGGGCAGCGGTCACACGCTGACCAACGCCAATGCGGTGGTCACGCTGTCGGGCCAGAACGCGTCGTTCCGCGCGAACGGCGAGGACTATACGGTGATCCACGACCTGGCCGGGCTGCGCAACGTGGACGCGAACCTGTCCGGCCGTTACGTGCTGGGCAATGCGATCAAGGGCAGCGGCCGCTTCCGCAGCATCGGCGGCTCGAACGGGTTCGGCGGCGTATTCGACGGCTTCGGCAACACGGTCAGCGGCTTGACCCTCTACAACGACGCCGATGCGGACAGCGTAGGCTTGTTCGGGACCAACTGGGGGCGCATTGCCAACCTGAAGCTGCAGGGGGGCACCGTCAACGGCGTGTCGTCGTATGCGTCTGGCCAGCCGCTCTTCGTGGGCTCGCTGGTCGGTATCAACTTCGGCACCCTCTCGAACGTCGCCGCGCGTGACGTGCTGGTCACGGGCACGGGCAGCGGCACAACGATTCTCGGCGGCCTGGTCGGCTGGAACCTGAGCGGCCAGATCGATCGCGCGTCGGTGTCGGGGCGCGTCGAGGGTGACCGCAGCACGATCAAGATTGGCGGCCTGGTGGGCGAAAACCTGACGGTGTTGCCGCCGGAGGTGGGCGAGGCGACGATCACCAATAGCACGGCCGACGTCCAGGTCGTGGTCAAGGGCATGACGCCGGGCCGCTTCGTCGGCGCGGGTGGCCTGGTCGGGCGCAACACCGGCCTGATCGCCGGGTCGTCGAGCGCCGGTTCCGTCCAGGTGGACGGCGAAGGTGCCGTGGTCGGCGGCCTCGTCGGTATCAACGACGTCAACGGCAAGACCCGCGGCACGATCCGTGCATCGAACTCGTCCAGCGAGGTCAAGGCGGCCGGCAACGCGAAGGCGGGCGGTCTGGTCGGCGTCAACAAGGCGCTCGTCGACGCGTCGTCGGCGAGCGGTGCGGTGACGGCCGGCGCCAACAGCCGCGTGGGCGGCCTGGTCGGCAGCAACGACGATGACGTGCTCGCGTCGAAGGCGTCCGGCAAGGTCACGGCCGGCAACGGCAGCTCGGCCGGCGGCCTGATCGGCGCCAATGGCGGGACGGTCAACGGATCCAGCGCGAGCGGTACCGTGACGGTGGTAGGGGCAGGCAACGCCGGCGGCCTGGTCGGTTTCAGCTACGGTCGCAACAGCCGCGTATCGGGCTCGAGCGCGACGGGCGACGTCTTCGCCGGGTCCGACAGCTCGGTCGGCGGGCTGGTGGGCTTCCTCCAGGACGGCACGGTCGAATCCTCGTCGGCCAGCGGTTCGGTGAAGGGCGGCGATCGCAGCTACATCGGCGGGCTGGTCGGCACGAACTACTCCGGCACCGTCAGCGGCTCGTCGTCGTCGAGCACGGTGAGCGGCGGGAGGTACGCGAAGCTGGGCGGGCTGGTCGGCTTGAACGGGGGCTGGGTGCTGGATTCCACTACGTCGAGCAAGATCGTCACCACGCCGGGCTACCTTCAGACGTTCGGCGCGCTTGCCGGCGGTAATTCCGGCGTCCTGAAGGGAAACAGTGCAACCGGCGATGCGGCCGGCGTGAAGCCGGTCGGGATCGCGTATCGCTGA
- a CDS encoding LysR family transcriptional regulator, with the protein MDLAALAIFRAVVRENGVTRAAAKLNRVQSNVTTRIKQLEEELGAALFVRDGRRLVLTPAGETLLPYAERLLALADEARHAVREDRPRGRLRLGAMESTAASRLPAVLARYHQAWPEVTLELVTGTTGWLIDKVRAFEIDAALVARPPAPDALPDMFDTVQVFREELLLLTPRGHPPVRSPRDVMLPTLIAFERGCTYRSHAEQWYAAHGVKPARVLELGSYHAIVACVAAGAGVAVAPRSVLDRQPEAENLALHAVPAFDAIDTLLIWRHGHASAALGALRDVLQAAAREAIAGAPASPPGRDVALPA; encoded by the coding sequence ATGGACCTGGCGGCACTGGCGATTTTCCGGGCCGTCGTGCGCGAGAACGGCGTCACGCGCGCGGCGGCGAAGCTCAATCGCGTGCAGTCGAACGTGACGACGCGCATCAAGCAGCTCGAGGAGGAACTCGGCGCGGCGCTGTTCGTCCGGGATGGCCGCCGGCTGGTGCTCACGCCGGCTGGCGAGACGCTGCTGCCGTATGCGGAACGCTTGCTCGCGCTCGCCGACGAGGCGCGCCACGCGGTGCGCGAGGACCGGCCGCGTGGCCGGCTGCGGCTCGGCGCGATGGAAAGCACGGCCGCGAGCCGCCTGCCCGCGGTGCTCGCCCGCTACCACCAGGCCTGGCCGGAGGTCACGCTCGAACTCGTGACCGGCACGACCGGCTGGCTGATCGACAAGGTCCGCGCGTTCGAGATCGACGCCGCACTGGTCGCCCGGCCGCCCGCGCCGGACGCGTTGCCGGACATGTTCGACACGGTGCAGGTGTTCCGCGAGGAACTGCTGCTGCTCACGCCGCGCGGCCATCCGCCGGTCCGCTCGCCGCGTGACGTGATGCTGCCGACGCTGATCGCGTTCGAACGCGGCTGTACGTACCGCAGCCATGCCGAACAATGGTATGCGGCGCATGGCGTCAAGCCGGCGCGGGTGCTGGAACTCGGCTCGTACCATGCGATCGTCGCATGCGTCGCCGCGGGCGCGGGCGTCGCGGTGGCGCCGCGCTCGGTGCTCGACCGGCAGCCGGAGGCCGAGAACCTGGCGTTGCATGCCGTTCCGGCTTTCGACGCAATCGACACCTTGTTGATCTGGCGGCACGGCCACGCGTCCGCCGCGCTCGGTGCGTTGCGGGACGTGCTGCAGGCGGCGGCTCGCGAAGCGATCGCGGGCGCCCCGGCCAGTCCGCCGGGTCGCGACGTAGCGCTGCCCGCCTGA
- a CDS encoding YbfB/YjiJ family MFS transporter — MSRSDAPSAAAGTHLSDDADRRARATALACMIGLAVALGVGRFAFTPLLPLMLADGSIGLKAGSWLASANYAGYFVGAVSCAAVRVAPARMVRFGLAATVLLTAAMGVGHLLSAWLVVRFVAGVVSAWTFVFVSQWGLRRLTELHAPEWSGVIYAGPGVGIVLTGLIGGALAGHRAAPGWLGFAALSAVLSVAIWRIFGTAPGAAAPARHTTPTAAPHDARRHRADAAWLVVLYGMPGFGYIITATFLPVIARAALPAGSPWPDLFWPMFGAALIVGAIAAARLPGHWDNRLLLAAGCATQALGIAAGIVWPNAAGFSVGSALLGLPFTAITLFAMREARRLHGERAAGLMGYATASYGVGQILGPLVAAPLTARFGSFSPALWVAAGALLVGAAGFAATAAHGRARP; from the coding sequence ATGTCCCGTTCCGATGCGCCGAGTGCCGCCGCCGGCACCCACCTGTCCGATGACGCCGACCGCCGCGCCCGCGCGACCGCGCTCGCCTGCATGATCGGGCTCGCGGTCGCGCTCGGCGTCGGCCGCTTCGCGTTCACGCCGCTGCTGCCGTTGATGCTCGCCGACGGCTCGATCGGCCTGAAGGCCGGCAGCTGGCTCGCGTCGGCGAACTACGCGGGCTATTTCGTCGGCGCGGTCAGCTGCGCTGCGGTGCGGGTCGCGCCCGCGCGGATGGTGCGCTTCGGCCTCGCCGCCACCGTGCTGCTGACCGCCGCGATGGGCGTCGGCCATCTGCTTTCGGCATGGCTCGTGGTGCGCTTCGTCGCGGGTGTCGTCAGCGCGTGGACGTTCGTGTTCGTGTCGCAATGGGGGCTGCGGCGGCTCACCGAGCTGCACGCGCCCGAGTGGAGCGGGGTGATCTACGCGGGGCCCGGTGTCGGTATCGTGCTGACGGGGCTGATCGGCGGCGCGCTCGCCGGCCATCGCGCGGCGCCCGGGTGGCTCGGCTTCGCGGCGCTGTCCGCGGTGCTGTCGGTCGCGATCTGGCGCATATTCGGCACCGCGCCGGGGGCGGCCGCTCCTGCCAGGCATACGACGCCGACCGCGGCACCCCACGACGCGCGGCGCCATCGGGCCGACGCCGCGTGGCTCGTCGTGCTGTACGGAATGCCGGGCTTCGGCTACATCATCACCGCGACGTTCCTGCCGGTGATCGCGCGCGCCGCGCTGCCGGCCGGCTCGCCGTGGCCGGACCTGTTCTGGCCGATGTTCGGCGCGGCGCTGATCGTCGGCGCGATCGCCGCCGCGCGGCTGCCCGGCCATTGGGACAATCGGCTGCTGCTCGCTGCCGGCTGCGCGACGCAGGCGCTCGGGATCGCGGCGGGCATCGTGTGGCCGAACGCGGCCGGCTTCTCGGTCGGCAGCGCGCTGCTCGGCCTGCCGTTCACCGCGATCACGCTGTTCGCGATGCGCGAGGCGCGGCGGCTGCATGGCGAGCGCGCGGCCGGGCTGATGGGCTATGCGACCGCGTCGTACGGGGTCGGGCAGATTCTCGGCCCGCTCGTCGCCGCGCCGCTGACCGCGCGTTTCGGGTCGTTCTCGCCGGCGCTGTGGGTCGCGGCGGGCGCGTTGCTCGTCGGGGCCGCCGGCTTCGCGGCGACCGCCGCGCACGGGCGCGCGCGACCCTGA
- a CDS encoding NUDIX domain-containing protein, with product MTTADYRFCPRCASPLTERADPEHEGGRVRRACPDDACGYVHWNNPLPVVAAIVELDGKILLARNAAWPEGMFALITGFLENGETPEDGIAREVFEETALKAEQVTLVGVYEFIRKNELIIAYHVRASGTVALSPELLEYRLVDPPLLRPWRAGTGYALADWMRARGLDFEFVDRAGQ from the coding sequence ATGACCACCGCCGACTACCGTTTTTGCCCGCGCTGCGCGAGCCCGCTCACCGAGCGCGCCGATCCCGAACACGAGGGCGGCCGCGTCCGCCGGGCCTGCCCGGACGATGCGTGCGGCTACGTGCACTGGAACAACCCGCTGCCGGTGGTGGCCGCGATCGTCGAACTCGACGGCAAGATCCTGCTTGCGCGCAACGCGGCCTGGCCGGAAGGGATGTTCGCGCTGATCACCGGCTTCCTCGAGAACGGCGAGACGCCCGAGGACGGCATCGCGCGCGAGGTGTTCGAGGAAACCGCGCTGAAGGCCGAGCAGGTCACGCTCGTCGGCGTCTATGAATTCATCCGCAAGAACGAGCTGATCATCGCGTACCACGTGCGCGCATCGGGCACCGTCGCGCTGTCGCCGGAACTGCTCGAATACCGGCTCGTCGATCCGCCGCTGCTGCGCCCGTGGCGCGCCGGCACCGGCTACGCGCTGGCCGACTGGATGCGCGCGCGCGGCCTCGATTTCGAATTCGTCGATCGAGCGGGGCAGTGA
- a CDS encoding acyl-CoA thioesterase encodes MSDKPQPRPRDAYRHFLPITTRWMDNDVYGHVNNVVYYSYFDTVVNEYLIRSGVLDVEHGQTIGLVVDTQCNYFAPLVFPQSVDAGLRVAKLGTSSVRYEIGLFAAGESSPAAQGHFVHVYVDRGTRRPVPLPDALRAALEPLAG; translated from the coding sequence ATGTCCGACAAGCCGCAGCCGCGTCCACGCGACGCCTATCGCCACTTCCTGCCGATCACGACCCGCTGGATGGACAACGACGTCTACGGGCACGTGAACAACGTCGTCTACTACAGCTACTTCGACACCGTCGTGAACGAATACCTGATCCGCTCGGGCGTGCTCGACGTCGAGCACGGGCAGACGATCGGGCTCGTGGTCGACACGCAATGCAACTACTTCGCGCCGCTCGTGTTTCCGCAGTCGGTCGATGCGGGGCTGCGCGTCGCGAAGCTCGGTACGTCGAGCGTGCGCTACGAGATCGGGCTGTTCGCGGCAGGGGAATCCTCGCCGGCGGCGCAGGGGCATTTCGTGCACGTGTACGTCGATCGCGGCACGCGCCGCCCGGTGCCGCTGCCGGACGCGCTGCGCGCGGCGCTCGAACCGCTCGCCGGCTGA
- a CDS encoding branched-chain amino acid ABC transporter permease has protein sequence MHAFALQAFNGLSYGLLLFMLSAGLTLIFSVQGVLNFAHASFYMLGAYVGYSIAAGAGFWPALVLAPLAVGLLGAGCERWLLRRVQARGGHTSELLLTFGLAYLIGEGAKLVWGLTPLPAPVPLLFDGAPVTAFGLALPRYRLFMMAMSTAMLVALGVLLRASRIGLVVRAALTHRAAVEALGYDVPRVMTGLFGAGTALAALAGVIGAPLAVIEPALAETVGSVVFAVVVIGGLGSLGGAFVASLAVGFAQTFAASSDTSLRDLAQWAGVALPDGVAAVSIAQLAPLVPYLLLVAVLVARPHGLFGERVDG, from the coding sequence CTGCACGCGTTCGCGCTCCAGGCGTTCAACGGCCTCAGCTACGGGTTGCTGCTGTTCATGCTGTCGGCCGGCCTGACGCTGATCTTCAGCGTGCAGGGCGTGCTCAACTTCGCGCATGCGAGCTTCTACATGCTTGGCGCGTACGTCGGCTACAGCATCGCGGCCGGTGCGGGTTTCTGGCCCGCGCTCGTGCTCGCGCCGCTCGCCGTCGGCCTGCTGGGCGCCGGCTGCGAGCGCTGGCTGTTGCGCCGCGTGCAGGCGCGCGGCGGCCACACGAGCGAACTGCTGCTGACCTTCGGCCTCGCCTACCTGATCGGCGAGGGCGCGAAACTCGTATGGGGCCTCACGCCGCTGCCGGCCCCGGTGCCGCTGTTGTTCGACGGCGCGCCCGTGACCGCGTTCGGCCTCGCGCTGCCGCGCTACCGGCTCTTCATGATGGCGATGTCCACGGCGATGCTGGTCGCGCTCGGCGTGCTGCTGCGCGCGTCGCGCATCGGGCTCGTCGTGCGGGCCGCGCTCACGCACCGCGCGGCCGTCGAGGCGCTCGGCTACGACGTGCCGCGCGTGATGACGGGCCTGTTTGGCGCGGGCACCGCGCTCGCGGCGCTGGCCGGCGTGATCGGCGCGCCGCTCGCGGTGATCGAACCGGCGCTGGCCGAGACGGTCGGGTCGGTGGTGTTCGCGGTGGTCGTGATCGGCGGGCTCGGTTCGCTCGGCGGCGCGTTCGTCGCGTCGCTCGCGGTCGGCTTCGCGCAGACCTTCGCGGCGTCCAGCGACACGTCGCTGCGCGACCTCGCGCAATGGGCGGGCGTCGCGCTGCCCGACGGCGTCGCGGCCGTATCGATCGCGCAACTGGCACCGCTGGTGCCGTATCTGCTGCTCGTCGCGGTGCTGGTCGCCCGTCCGCACGGCTTGTTCGGCGAGCGTGTCGATGGATAG
- a CDS encoding branched-chain amino acid ABC transporter permease, translated as MDSRRRAGALRWVLFAACVALPAWLWPHGAVLGYLTQTAALVVLALSYNLQLGTTGLLSFGHAAFAGLGAFAAAHWFNRVGGPLPLLPLVGGVAGAGFGFIAGLLATRRAGTVFAMITLGLAECVAAAAWSVPAWFGGLGGVPIDRASGTPWGGWQFGAPAQAYAVIAAWCIVSALAMRALTRTPLARLANAVRDNPARVAALGTEPRRVRLAMVTCASFFAGIAGTLTLIDVEIATPDSLSMARSATVLIAAVIGGTGTFFGPAAGAVVLTALSVVVAGVSRAWALYLGVLFVAVVVAAPGGIAGVAQTLAHALRRDAPAAERWRVLCGVGACVFWGVAIVCAAELGYAWRFAQDDGVGTAFGAWGIDADAPAGWVVACAAAGVGMLLWGWRARLMHPGHGKREDGR; from the coding sequence ATGGATAGCCGCAGGCGGGCCGGCGCGCTGCGCTGGGTGCTGTTCGCCGCGTGCGTCGCGCTACCCGCGTGGCTGTGGCCGCATGGCGCGGTGCTCGGCTATCTCACGCAGACGGCCGCGCTCGTCGTGCTCGCGCTGTCGTACAACCTGCAGCTCGGCACGACCGGGCTGCTGTCGTTCGGTCATGCCGCGTTCGCGGGCCTCGGCGCGTTCGCCGCCGCGCACTGGTTCAATCGTGTCGGCGGTCCGCTGCCGCTGTTGCCGCTCGTCGGCGGCGTGGCGGGCGCCGGCTTCGGGTTCATCGCCGGGTTGCTCGCGACACGCCGCGCGGGCACCGTGTTCGCGATGATCACGCTCGGTCTCGCCGAATGCGTCGCGGCCGCCGCGTGGAGCGTGCCCGCGTGGTTCGGCGGCCTCGGCGGCGTGCCGATCGACCGCGCGAGCGGCACGCCCTGGGGCGGCTGGCAGTTCGGCGCGCCGGCGCAGGCCTACGCGGTGATCGCCGCGTGGTGCATCGTGTCGGCGCTGGCGATGCGCGCGCTGACGCGCACGCCGCTCGCTCGGCTCGCGAACGCGGTGCGCGACAACCCCGCGCGCGTGGCTGCGCTCGGCACCGAGCCGCGCCGCGTGCGGCTCGCGATGGTCACCTGCGCGTCGTTCTTCGCGGGTATCGCCGGCACGCTGACGCTGATCGACGTCGAGATCGCGACGCCCGACAGCCTGTCGATGGCGCGCTCGGCGACCGTGCTGATCGCCGCGGTGATCGGCGGCACCGGCACGTTCTTCGGGCCGGCGGCCGGTGCCGTGGTGCTGACCGCGCTGAGCGTGGTCGTCGCCGGCGTGTCGCGTGCGTGGGCGCTGTATCTGGGCGTGCTGTTCGTCGCGGTCGTCGTCGCGGCGCCCGGCGGGATCGCGGGCGTCGCACAGACGCTCGCGCATGCGTTGCGCCGCGACGCACCGGCCGCCGAGCGCTGGCGCGTGCTGTGCGGCGTCGGCGCGTGCGTGTTCTGGGGCGTCGCGATCGTCTGCGCGGCCGAGCTTGGCTATGCGTGGCGCTTCGCGCAGGACGACGGCGTGGGCACTGCATTCGGCGCGTGGGGCATCGATGCCGATGCGCCGGCCGGCTGGGTCGTCGCGTGCGCGGCGGCCGGCGTCGGCATGCTGCTGTGGGGCTGGCGCGCGCGGCTGATGCACCCCGGGCACGGCAAGCGGGAGGACGGGCGATGA
- a CDS encoding ABC transporter ATP-binding protein, whose protein sequence is MNGNAIALHGIVQRFGAQTVLDGIELSVCAGERHALIGPNGAGKSTLFGVIAGATRPTRGRVVLHGVELRGRGPVVASRLGIGRSFQQTSAFARLSVFDNLRCAALHAPDERRRWWNRLRESASVDRAAARVLHDIGLDARRDAPAGELGYAEQRALDLGIALASGARTLLLDEPTAGMNRDQAARMIALIRATTQGRTVLMIEHDMDAVFGFAERVTVLVRGAVVATGAPDAIRADPAVRAAYLGDVA, encoded by the coding sequence ATGAACGGCAACGCGATCGCGCTGCACGGCATCGTGCAGCGCTTCGGCGCACAGACGGTGCTCGACGGTATCGAGCTGAGCGTCTGCGCCGGCGAGCGTCACGCGCTGATCGGGCCGAACGGCGCGGGTAAGTCGACGCTGTTCGGCGTGATTGCCGGCGCGACGCGGCCAACGCGCGGGCGCGTCGTGTTGCACGGTGTCGAGCTGCGCGGACGCGGGCCGGTCGTCGCGAGCCGGCTCGGCATCGGCCGCAGTTTCCAGCAGACGAGCGCGTTCGCGCGGCTCTCCGTGTTCGACAACCTGCGCTGCGCGGCGCTGCATGCGCCGGACGAGCGGCGGCGCTGGTGGAACCGGCTGCGCGAATCGGCGTCGGTCGATCGCGCGGCCGCGCGCGTGCTGCACGACATCGGCCTCGATGCGCGGCGCGACGCGCCGGCCGGCGAACTCGGCTACGCGGAACAGCGCGCGCTCGATCTCGGCATCGCGCTCGCGAGCGGCGCGCGCACGCTGCTGCTCGACGAACCGACGGCCGGCATGAACCGCGACCAGGCGGCGCGGATGATCGCGCTGATCCGCGCGACGACGCAGGGCCGCACGGTGCTGATGATCGAGCACGACATGGATGCGGTGTTCGGCTTCGCCGAGCGCGTCACGGTGCTGGTGCGCGGCGCGGTGGTCGCGACCGGTGCGCCCGACGCGATCCGCGCGGACCCGGCCGTGCGCGCCGCCTATCTCGGCGACGTCGCATGA
- a CDS encoding ABC transporter ATP-binding protein, with amino-acid sequence MSALLDIRGLRAWYGRQPVLDGVDLALAPGETLALLGRNGSGRSTLAKAVMGLVRTAGSVRIAGAECAGARTFEIARRGVAYVAESRDVFPLLSVRENLRLGLRGVRGAAERTALDRLLARFPLLAARIDVKAGRLSGGEQQVLALVRALAGRPRVLIVDEPAEGLAPLAVDEVGACLAALQADGVAILLIEQRLQLAPRLAQRVAVMGRGRIVYDGALDGLGGDVVSAWLSAG; translated from the coding sequence ATGAGCGCGCTGCTCGACATTCGCGGCCTGCGCGCGTGGTACGGGAGGCAGCCCGTGCTCGACGGCGTCGATCTCGCGCTCGCGCCGGGCGAGACGCTCGCGCTGCTCGGGCGCAACGGCTCGGGCCGTTCGACGCTCGCGAAGGCCGTGATGGGGCTCGTGCGCACCGCGGGCTCGGTGCGTATCGCCGGCGCCGAATGCGCGGGCGCCCGCACGTTCGAGATCGCGCGGCGCGGTGTGGCTTACGTCGCCGAAAGCCGCGACGTGTTTCCGCTGCTGAGCGTGCGCGAGAACCTGCGGCTCGGGCTGCGCGGTGTGCGCGGCGCGGCCGAACGCACGGCCCTCGACCGGCTGCTCGCGCGCTTTCCGCTGCTGGCCGCGCGGATCGACGTGAAGGCCGGGCGGCTGTCGGGCGGCGAGCAGCAGGTGCTCGCGCTGGTGCGTGCGCTTGCCGGCCGCCCGCGCGTGCTGATCGTCGACGAGCCGGCCGAAGGGCTCGCGCCGCTCGCGGTCGACGAGGTCGGGGCGTGCCTCGCCGCGCTGCAGGCCGACGGCGTCGCGATCCTGCTGATCGAGCAGCGACTGCAGCTCGCGCCGCGGCTCGCGCAGCGCGTCGCGGTGATGGGGCGCGGACGGATCGTCTACGACGGCGCGCTCGACGGGTTGGGCGGCGACGTCGTCAGTGCGTGGCTGAGCGCTGGCTGA
- a CDS encoding glucose 1-dehydrogenase, translated as MSKLTNKVAIVTGGSKGIGAAIAKALAAEGASVVVNYASSKAGADAVVSAIVEAGGRAVAVGGDVSKAADAQRIVDAAIENYGRLDVLVNNSGVYEFAPIEAITEEHYRRQFDTNVFGVLLTTQAAVKHLGEGASIINISSVVTSITPPASAVYSGTKGAVDAITGVLALELGPRKIRVNAINPGMIVTEGTHSAGIIGSDLETQVRNDTPLGRLGEPGDIASVAVFLASDDARWLTGERLVASGGLH; from the coding sequence ATGAGCAAGCTGACAAACAAGGTTGCGATCGTCACGGGCGGGTCCAAGGGCATCGGCGCCGCGATCGCGAAGGCGCTGGCCGCCGAAGGTGCGTCGGTCGTCGTCAACTACGCGAGCAGCAAGGCCGGTGCCGATGCCGTCGTGAGCGCGATCGTCGAAGCAGGCGGCCGCGCGGTCGCGGTGGGCGGCGACGTGTCGAAGGCAGCGGACGCGCAGCGCATCGTCGATGCCGCGATCGAGAACTATGGCCGTCTCGACGTGCTGGTCAACAATTCCGGCGTCTACGAATTCGCGCCGATCGAGGCGATCACCGAAGAGCACTATCGCCGGCAGTTCGATACGAACGTGTTCGGCGTGCTGCTGACGACGCAGGCCGCCGTCAAGCATCTCGGCGAAGGCGCGAGCATCATCAACATCAGCTCGGTCGTGACGAGCATCACGCCGCCCGCGAGCGCCGTGTACAGCGGCACCAAGGGCGCCGTCGACGCGATCACCGGCGTGCTCGCGCTCGAGCTCGGCCCGCGCAAGATTCGCGTGAATGCGATCAACCCGGGGATGATCGTGACCGAAGGCACGCACAGCGCGGGCATCATCGGTTCGGATCTCGAAACGCAGGTGCGCAACGATACGCCGCTTGGCCGCCTCGGCGAACCGGGCGACATCGCGTCGGTCGCCGTGTTCCTCGCGTCGGACGATGCGCGCTGGCTGACCGGCGAGCGCCTCGTCGCGAGCGGCGGGCTGCACTGA